The genomic DNA CACTTCTTGTTGATTTTGGTTCATCTTATGTACAAATATGATTGCAAAGTTGCGAAAGATATTTTTGCAAAATAGTAAAAAAAGAAGAAGGCATTTTTGCAAAACAAAATTCATACTTGATATATGAAAAACATGTGCAACTATTCCATTAAATTTGTCACGGTTATCTCATGAAAATTGTTTTGGTGTAGAATTAGTTTGAGATAACTGCATCGAATGTTAAGCAAAATAAATTGAATTAATTAAGAATTGATTTCAATATAGTACatataattaataatacaaagGTAGATAAGAATTAAAAAACggataaaataatatatattattatatatatataattataagtcAGATAGGAagcaaaaataataaaaattatacatttaaagTTATAATGAGAATAATTAATAGGTATATAAGAATaaaaaatgggtaaaataataaatataaaattataagttATATATAAATAAGAAAAATTATACATTTAGAGTTATAATGAGATTCATAAGGTGAATTCGAAAAATTGTAAAATCAAAAATATGTAAAATCAAAGTACCGATTAAAAAGgaggattttatttattaattacgattATTAATTATAAACTGACGTGCGCATAGGAAGTTAATTTTCTAATCTTACACAAATACAATAGATTAGTCTTATTTGACAACCGTATGTATAGCGGATTATTTAATTAGAAATGTATCAAATTTTGTTAttgataaattttaaattttaaattggCCATTTTCAAGTAGGCATGTCTTAAATtggtttattttatttttttataaaaaaattggtTATTTTAAAAGTCGATTATAAACTAACAATATCTCAAATTTAATATCGAAAATTAGTAATTTTATGTGAAAAATGGTCAATTCAAGATCCCGAATTAATTGATAAATttgatattttataaattatatataatgaTAAATTTGATACTTATACCGCTATATTACATAGATTGACTAATAAAAAAGCCCCTTTAGCTCGACTACAAGCCTAGGTTATCGAAGTTTAGGTTGTAGTTAAATTTACTAATGTTAAAATTATTGCAAAATCTGCCCACATAAAAGAGAATGCTAGATTTCAAGTACTGATGTGTCACATAATAGTGAgtaattttttctaaaaatattataaCATTTCATGCGCACAAATCAAAATCCTTGATATGTTAATCACGTTATTtgattaaaaatttaatttttttgaaaaaagtAGCACCACAGTCTTTAAAAGCTGTCTTAAGGTGCATGCCACCACGTTCGTAGTTTTGCTTCTAGTTGTGCAGCCCATGCGCCAATACAAATCCCTTATATTTAACCTGCTCAGTTGGACAACTCAATTCTACCCACTAACTTTTAAACTCGTTCTTCGTTTGTATATTAATGTACGTACATGGAAGAAAACAAAGGGAGCAGTTAAGATAGAAGGCGGCAAAGATCATATCTTTTACAAAAGGCAGCTAGTtcttaaaatcaattaaaataccAGAACTAATTAATATACATACATATGGAACCATACATCAATAAAATTGTAAAATATAAAACTTGTAACTTGGTACATAACTTAAGAGTACAAGTCAAATTGGCAAACCAGGTGATGACAATGACATTGACAAGTATTCCTATCTTTATATAACTAACATTTGCAAGTATATAATTCTCATTTCTCATCTATCTCCATCTCTCATTTCAACTTCTTAACATTTATTAGTTATTCTAGCTTTTGCTAATCAAAGTTAATCAGTAATGGGGGCATTTAGACTTGTGGTTTGTGTGTGGTCAGTTTGGATTAGTGTGAGCTTGATACTTGCATCTGCACAAGTACCAAATTACTATGCTAATGTATGTCCTAACGTTGAAAGCATTGTTAGGAAGGTTGTTCAATCCAAAATTAAACAAACTTTCGTTACTATCCCTGGAACTCTCCGTCTCTTCTTCCATGATTGTTTTGTCCAGGTATGTCCAATCTTTCTGCTGCATGACATTGCATCGAAAATCGAAATATATTTAACCAAAGTATCTGTTATGCAGGGTTGTGATGCTTCGGTGATGATAGCATCTTCAGGAAGCAACACGGCAGAGAAGGATCATTCAGATAATCTGTCATTAGCTGGAGACGGATTCGACACGGTGATCAAAGCTAAAGCTGCTGTGGATGCTGTGTCAAGTTGCAAAAACAAGGTGTCTTGTGCTGACATTCTTGCTATTGCCACCAGAGATGTTATTGCCTTGGTATGTAATTTCACTACAAGAACTgatgtctattgacgtttttcCAATAGTGTTTGTTTATCAATTTAATTCCGCGTAAATATTACTAAATCGAAGTAACGTGAAATTATGCAGTCAGGTGGACCATCATATACAGTAGAGTTGGGAAGGTTAGACGGGTTGGTTTCGCTTTCTTCAAACGTGAACGGGAAGCTGCCAAAACCAGGATTCAATTTGAACCAGCTTAATTCTCTATTTGCTGCCAATGGATTGACCCAAACTGACATGATTGCGCTCTCAGGTACCACCTAATCCCGCGCTAATCACAATACAATAGTCATGCATTATATCCAATCCACTACGTTACGGTCCTGAAGTTTACGGGGCCCTGATCAAATTCGGTGTATGATATCCTAAACGCAGATTTTGTCCGCCTGTAGATAAGGTCACCTTGTCCTATAAACAGTTTCTATCAAACATTCCGTGTTTGAACGTATCTGTTTAATTCATTTTGTTCTATAGCGTTTATTGGGACCATAGACCAAGCCCATTTTGTCTCCTCATGTTTGGACTTGCCCTACGGGCTACCAGACTTCAGTTTGTGCTCTTTTCTTTTTGCAGAATTTTTTCTAAGTACTTGCaacatttctaaaaaaaatcACAGACCTTATAATTAAAGACAGAGCACATTTACGTAAACAACCACCTCACTCGGCAGTGACATCTCACCTGATGTTTTGATTTAGTCTTGCAACGTTATTTTAAAGAGATTTTTATATATACCCCATGGACCACGTTTGTGATCATATTTTACTATATACACATCATTACTTGTTTTTAATTCTCTAAAATTGAATTTTCAAACGTATTCATTAGATTACTTGATTAGTTTTACATAGTCGAATTCTTAACCtacatttgaaaaattaagacTTCAACCATTGCATCAACCCGATTTGTGATCATCTTTTATTATATAAACATCATTACTTGTTTTTAATTCTCTAAAATTTAATTTTCAAATGTATTCATTAGACTAGTTGATTAGTTTTACATAGTCGATCTCAACCCCTACAACAACTCAGTTTGTGAAATTCTCTAAAATTGAATTTCCAAATGTATATCTAAAATTGAATTTTCAAATGTATATAGTTGATTAGTTTTACGTAGTCGAACTCTTAATCTTCATTTGAAAAGTTAAGATACTGCACTAACCTAGTTTGTGATCATCTTTTATTATATAAACATGTTTTTAATTCTCTAAAATTGAATTTTCAAACGTATTCATTAGATTAGTTGATTAATTTTCCATAGTCAAACTCTTAACCTCTATTTGAAAAGTCAAGACCTCAACCACTGCACCACCCTTTTGTCAGTTGTCAGTTGTCATAGAGAGTATTATTTTGTATTGCATGATTAATAATTCTTTGCATTTATCATCTTATGTAGCTGCACATAGCCTGGGATTTTCTCACTGTGATCAGTTTGCAAGTCGGATTCAGAACCCAATAGACCCGACCTTAAACAAGACCTACGCAACGCAACTGCAGTCAATGTGTCCTAAAAATGTTGACCCTACAATAGCCATAAACATGGACCCGATCACTCCAAGAACCTTTGATAATGTTTACTACCAAAATTTGCAGCAGGGCATGGGACTATTCACTTCCGACCAAGTCCTCTTCACAGATTCAAGATCCAAGCCGACGGTTAATCAATGGGCCAGCAACTCTGCAGCATTCGAAAAAGCCTTTAGTACAGCTATGACGAAATTGGGTCGAGTCGGAGTCAAGACAGGAAGCAATGGAAATATTAGGCGTGATTGTTCTTCATTCAACTAATTAATAGAGTGGCATGTTAGTATGTCTACAAGGTGTTTTGGCCTAATAATCACTCTAATGTCAGTGAGAGCTAAAAAAGTTCAGATTTCTGCTGCTAGCTAGAGTGAATGAATATAATATACAGAGATTTATCTGTTCTACAATCGGCTCATCAACTATGGCACACATGCATTTCTGAAAACAACTAGTTACATTTTAGTGAAAGTTCTAAAGCCATGCATGCATTTATGTTACATGTTACATGTAACTGGGAAGAACTATTGTTGAAATAATAACAATTACAGAACAAGAACAAGATAAACTTGCCTAAATTTTGGTAATTAACTCAACTAACAAGAAAAACTTCATTATAAGGTCACTTAATTAGGTATCCATGCAGTTGCAAAAACAACATTGTGCCCTTTCCAAGTCAGCAACAGATGTTCTTCTTCCCTTTTCAATCCCCACCCAACTGCATGCTCATTCAACATACTCTTCACTTCTACTACTGCTTCTTCTCTGAAACCAACCTCtttaaatctcgcacttctcatCCTTTCCACCCACTTGCTCGTAGGCTCGGCCCTCTCCACTCTCCTAGAACCCTCCTCTACCACCACATTCTCTATTTTCCACCCGATATCCGCCTCGTACCACTGCCTCTCCGTACCGTCTTGTGGAAGATATGTGTCGATTATGTCATATGGTATCCATAAATAATTGAAAGCTGATCTCAGTCTGCACACTAAACTGTTTGATGTAAAATCCGCGTATTCGTCTATTAACAGAACTATTGTTGGATTAAGACTATGCACTGCTTTAAGGAACATGGTTCTATAAGATTCCGAGGAAGAGTCAAGAAAATTAGGTTGTGGATTTAGGGTTTCTTCAGGAATATAGTGTAGCATCATGTGGCAGTTCACTACTAGAGCCTCGTCTTGCTTTGGATGTTCAAGCTGTTGAATCTTTAGTTCATCAATTAGAGATAAAAATCCATCTGAAGAAGTGGAAGAAATTACTTTGAATTCCAAAACTATATTACAAGACCTAGCGAAATTTACTAATTTTGTACCTAAATCCTGGTAGGATATATTGAAAATAGGTGGAACATTGTTGGTGGCACTGGCGATAGTGAGCTTGACTAGTGTGGGGACCTTAACACGGTTAGCTAAAGCTTCGATCAAAGTTGGAATTTGCATGCAGTGAGTTGAGCTCAAATCAATGATGTGAATGACTGAGTATCTCTCCACAGCTTCTAAAATGGCTGCATTAGCAGCTGTGAACCCAAACCGGTGCCACGGAGTTAAGTCAACGAAGCTGGCTAGCTCCATAATGGAGAATTTGTGAATAGGAGTGTAAACATTTGGAATCAAAGAGATGATTCTGCAAGTTCCATATCGAGCTGCACGAGTCACAAGGGCCCGGAGGAAGGCATAAGTGAGGCGTTGCTTAGAGTCGCCATCTGAGGGTGCAATGTTATTTAGAACCCATAAGATCTGTTGTGTTGATGTTGAGTCCTTGCTTTCGATTGCATTGGCACAGTGTATTAGTAATTGTTCAATGCAATAGGAGTCGCGGAGGGCCTTCGATGGTTGGAATATTGAGTTAGGCCATGGTGGTTTGGTACTCTGGAGTACTCttctactactactactactgtAATAACCTGCAAATGGCGCGATTTGGTGCAATTGTGGAGTACTACTTGTGCCGGTAAAGTGCATCATTATGAACAGATATATTTGAGATAATTTTGTAAAAGAGACAAAAAAAGGGACAGAAAGGAAGAAAATGAATTGACAAGACTGGTAGTACTAGAACCTGGGAGATAGAGCTACAAATTAactctttctttctttcttcctCTTTTTTTTAGACTCCCGGAAGCGCGGAAGCTAGGATATAGGTTATTGATTGGATTGTTTGGAGAGTGGCAGAGAAAATTTTGCTTCTGAATTGTGATTAGAGGGAAAAACAGGGGAGACTAGAAAGGAGGTGTATGAATTATTGAGTTGGGATTTTGGTGGCAAGTGAGATGGGAAGCCACTGAGTTTGTTTGAATGCAGGGAAAGAGTTGGACGTTTTGGCATGTTTATATAGGAAAGACAGACAAGATATCTCTTAGAATTTCAAAGCGGTTTAGATTTGGCTCTTTCTACTCACGGACTATCCATCTTGCTGCTGCTAGTAAAGTAAATTGTTTTTAACATGATCTACTTTCTGTTTCCCTTTTCTATGAGTTTGAATTCTGCGAAACGATAAGACTCATAATTTGTATTCATTCCAGACGTGTGCCCCAAACGTGGACACTGTTTATGTTAATATGCATGACGGACCGTTTCCATACAAACCATCACTAATGCACCGCATCCCATCAGAACTTCGAAAGTTAAGCGTGCTTGGCCGGTACGGCGATAGCAGTACTAGGATGGATAACCATGCTACAATATCTTTTCACAGAGGTGGTGAGGCATATTAAAATTCATTCAGAGGCATACAGCATACCATCTTAAAATCAGTGATGATGCTACAGGTTGTAGACTGCTGTTAGAGCAACTCCCATGGTTGACACCCTCAAAAGGTGCCACCTTCGCCACATAatcaaaaatattatattttaaattttctcTCTTTCATATCATTTTTATCACCCTTTTTTCAAAAGACACTTCAATGATTGGCAGCTCAACATGTCAACTtcattaatttaattaaaatatattaagaAAATGATATTTTATGCATCACTGGGAACACAAATGAAGTTGACACTCTACTTTATAGAATACCAACTTTTGACACCCCTTGGCACCTTATACCAACTCATTTGACACCTCAATGACATCCCTCAAATTCAATGGAGTGCTAATAAGGGTGCTGAGCCATATCATGTCACATGGCGTTGACACTCCTCTTAACACCCCTCCATTGAAGTTGTTCTTAAAGTTCAAAATTAATGTTATCTGTAGTAAAAAAATCTGATTTTAAAAGTATATACTAGATAAATTGATGTTGAGTTATCAAGAAAGTAATGTGGACGACCTTCATTATTCATTTTTCTCTGGAGCATCATCATTCTTCTGGTGCAAGTCGTCGGCATTAAAAAAATTACAGTACTACGTCATTTCGGAACTATATAACAGGAAAAAATAATAGCTATTACGTCTTCTTTTTTGCCCTATCTGAGATTGATAAACATTTTAAATGAAATAAGTTAAAGTTAAGGCTTTGTTAAGTTCAAAGGAGGATTCCTTTGACTTGAGGTACAAAGACTATACGACAgatttatattaatataatatgGTAAAATTGGGTAAACTGTATTTGGAGTTTCTCAGTGAGACTAATGCTCTCTCTAATGTATATTATTTTGTAATGCTAATTGCTAATCAAGAAAACAGCATATGAACAAATTAACAGAAGCGTATAGTGAATAATTAAAGACCGTTGCTTAATTAATACATGTATATTACTTGAGCCTAGTTGATTGATGAGAAGGTTAGTTTGTGAGCATTCAccttaatattttattttatttttgtcaGATGGATACAGAAAAGGGAAGGGTTATAATCTAGAAACGATTCGTGTATATATTTCACAGAAACGTGAAATTAAGGTAGAGGTACGTTTTAAACCGAGATATAATATAAGAAGAAAGGAGTTTTCTTAGGTCATGATGGTCCCGGAAACTTAGACAATAATAGAGAacattcaaataaataaataaaaattacttATCTGAAATATATGTATGAGTTGACAACTTGATAGATCCAGGTATTCGACTTTCGATCCTAGTTCCGCTACCATCATGTGCAAAGCTTGCCCCCGAATAAAATAGCAAAAGAATTAACTCACTTAAAAATTATTACTCTGAAAACATAAAATCATCTAATAAAGATTtcaatttaataatataattttaagaTACATAGTTGTTAATAGAGCCGGCAATTTCGAATACAACACAATAACACGACACGAAAACGACACAAAAATAACGGGTTTGGATTGACatttttggtacacgaacacgaaagtacacagATGAATTTATTGTCGGTTTTGGATTTACCCTtaggtacacgacacgaaacgaaagtacacgaaataaataaataaatttatcataattatatgaatacatatatcttacaataatattttatatataatttttacaaaaattagatacaaaatagattcaaatttaaatttcataaGACTGGATTGTACTTGAGTTTGTATGACTTATTAACTTAAGACTCGACcagtaaaaataaaatatttaaatataaattatatttttctttatttttattagTAATTTTAAATTACAGGAAACATGACACGAAACGTATACGAAATAAAGGTATACGAACACGAAATAAAATGAATCCTTAACGGTTCGGGTTTGGTTTAGACATTCATTACACGAAACACAAAAATACACGACACGAAAATAAACGAAACGAACAAATTGTCAGATCTGGTTGTTAATAATTTGTAGAAATCGAACCAAAGATAACTCATTTTATTAGATACACGAGAtaattgaattattttaaattggtAGAAACATATATTCGCAAAGACTTtaaccaaaattttaaaattttagtttt from Apium graveolens cultivar Ventura chromosome 5, ASM990537v1, whole genome shotgun sequence includes the following:
- the LOC141662115 gene encoding peroxidase 73, which encodes MGAFRLVVCVWSVWISVSLILASAQVPNYYANVCPNVESIVRKVVQSKIKQTFVTIPGTLRLFFHDCFVQGCDASVMIASSGSNTAEKDHSDNLSLAGDGFDTVIKAKAAVDAVSSCKNKVSCADILAIATRDVIALSGGPSYTVELGRLDGLVSLSSNVNGKLPKPGFNLNQLNSLFAANGLTQTDMIALSAAHSLGFSHCDQFASRIQNPIDPTLNKTYATQLQSMCPKNVDPTIAINMDPITPRTFDNVYYQNLQQGMGLFTSDQVLFTDSRSKPTVNQWASNSAAFEKAFSTAMTKLGRVGVKTGSNGNIRRDCSSFN
- the LOC141662114 gene encoding scarecrow-like protein 32 isoform X2: MMHFTGTSSTPQLHQIAPFAGYYSSSSSRRVLQSTKPPWPNSIFQPSKALRDSYCIEQLLIHCANAIESKDSTSTQQILWVLNNIAPSDGDSKQRLTYAFLRALVTRAARYGTCRIISLIPNVYTPIHKFSIMELASFVDLTPWHRFGFTAANAAILEAVERYSVIHIIDLSSTHCMQIPTLIEALANRVKVPTLVKLTIASATNNVPPIFNISYQDLDGFLSLIDELKIQQLEHPKQDEALVVNCHMMLHYIPEETLNPQPNFLDSSSESYRTMFLKAVHSLNPTIVLLIDEYADFTSNSLVCRLRSAFNYLWIPYDIIDTYLPQDGTERQWYEADIGWKIENVVVEEGSRRVERAEPTSKWVERMRSARFKEVGFREEAVVEVKSMLNEHAVGWGLKREEEHLLLTWKGHNVVFATAWIPN
- the LOC141662114 gene encoding scarecrow-like protein 32 isoform X1, producing the protein MMHFTGTSSTPQLHQIAPFAGYYSSSSSRRVLQSTKPPWPNSIFQPSKALRDSYCIEQLLIHCANAIESKDSTSTQQILWVLNNIAPSDGDSKQRLTYAFLRALVTRAARYGTCRIISLIPNVYTPIHKFSIMELASFVDLTPWHRFGFTAANAAILEAVERYSVIHIIDLSSTHCMQIPTLIEALANRVKVPTLVKLTIASATNNVPPIFNISYQDLGTKLVNFARSCNIVLEFKVISSTSSDGFLSLIDELKIQQLEHPKQDEALVVNCHMMLHYIPEETLNPQPNFLDSSSESYRTMFLKAVHSLNPTIVLLIDEYADFTSNSLVCRLRSAFNYLWIPYDIIDTYLPQDGTERQWYEADIGWKIENVVVEEGSRRVERAEPTSKWVERMRSARFKEVGFREEAVVEVKSMLNEHAVGWGLKREEEHLLLTWKGHNVVFATAWIPN